Proteins from one Prinia subflava isolate CZ2003 ecotype Zambia chromosome 4, Cam_Psub_1.2, whole genome shotgun sequence genomic window:
- the MEST gene encoding mesoderm-specific transcript homolog protein, producing the protein MKEWWLQVGLLGVPLLAVYLHIPPPQLSPALRSWKSSGSFFTYKDLNIFYRDSSGAVGSSDVVVLLHGFPTSSYDWSKIWEGLTQRFHRVIALDFLGFGFSDKPRPHGYSIFEQATIVEGLLRHLGLRHQRINLLSHDYGDTVAQELLHRYEHNKTGSILINSLCLSNGGIFPETNNPRFIQKLLKDGGLLSPVILRLMNFFFFSGGLGAVFGPYTQPSQAEFWDMWTAVRNNDGNLVMDSILQYINQRKKHRERWVGALMSTSVPLHLIYGPLDPVNPHPEFLQLYRKVLPLSTVSVLDDHISHYPQLEDPTGFLNAYLNFINSF; encoded by the exons ATGAAGGAGTGGTGGCTGcaggtggggctgctgggcGTGCCCCTCCTCGCCGTCTACCTGCACATCCcacccccccagctctccccgGCACTGCGCTCCTGGAAATCCTCCGGGAGCTTCTTCACCTACAAGGACCTGAACATCTTCTACAGAG ATTCCAGCGGCGCCGTCGGCAGCTCCGACGTCGTGGTGCTCCTGCACGGCTTCCCAACGTCCAGCTACGACTGGAGCAAG aTCTGGGAAGGGCTGACCCAGCGCTTCCACCGGGTGATTGCCCTGGATTTCCTCGGATTTGGATTCAGTGACAAGCCC AGGCCCCATGGCTACTCCATCTTCGAGCAGGCCACCATCGTGGAGGGGCTGCTGCGACACCTGGGGCTGCGGCACCAGAGGATCAACCTGCTGTCCCACGACTACGGGGACACGgtggcccaggagctgctgcacag gtaTGAGCACAACAAAACCGGGAGCATCCTGATCAACAGCCTCTGTTTGTCCAACGGAG GGATTTTTCCAGAAACGAACAACCCCCGCTTCATCCAGAAG CTCCTCAAGGATGGGGGGCTGCTGTCCCCCGTCATCCTGCGGCTGATGaacttcttcttcttctctggAGG gctgggggcagttttTGGGCCCTACACGCAGCCTTCCCAGGCGGAATTCTGGGACATGTGGACGGCGGTGCGGAACAACGATGGGAATCTCGTTATGGACAG tattTTGCAGTACATAAACCAGAGGAAGAAGCACAGGGAGCGCTGGGTTGGGGCTTTGATGTCTACCTCGGTACCAC TGCATCTCATCTACGGGCCCCTGGACCCTGTGAATCCACACCCGGAGTTCCTCCAGCTCTACAG GAAGGTGCTGCCCCTGTCCACGGTGTCCGTGCTGGATGATCACATCAGCCACTACCCCCAGCTGGAGGATCCCACGGGATTTCTCAATGCCTATCTCAACTTCATCAACTccttctga
- the CEP41 gene encoding centrosomal protein of 41 kDa, with protein sequence MSVRGGFGDPQLLTRRIPSNPKYQHIKTRLDTGNSLSKYMEKLEQIKRNYRYRKDELFKRLKVTTFAQLVLQVASLSNDTLEVTNEELHKLQDADGAGDDGAGTNGKGSPEGSPEGSPGSLLLLDTSGAGESHRSTLQSVISGVGELDMEKDSPKEEDPQAKERPYPDCPFLLLDVRDRDAYEQCHIVGAYSYPIATLSRTMNPYTNDILEYKNAHGKIIIVYDNDERLASQAATTMCERGFENLFMLSGGLKVLAQKIPEGLITGTLPASCQLAAPTGASRRRAAPRAAPTRAENKWRFSADDLQKLRHYLAEEHLPSDTASRLTRGVLSHDSKLSSVRSNPSPASTVRSLSSSSHSRTSVQKRPWK encoded by the exons ATGTCGGTTCGGGGCGGATTCGGCGACCCTCAG CTTCTAACCCGGCGCATCCCCTCGAATCCCAAGTATCAACATATAAAAACTCGTCTGGATACCG GAAATAGTTTGTcaaaatacatggaaaaattGGAACAGATCAAAAGAA attACAGGTATAGAAAGGATGAGCTGTTTAAAAGGCTGAAGGTGACAACTTTTGCACAGTTG GTTCTCCAGGTGGCCTCTCTGTCCAATGACACCTTAGAAGTGACAAACGAGGAGCTGCACAAGCTGCAAg ATGCCGACGGCGCGGGCGACGACGGCGCGGGGACAAACGGCAAGGGCAGCCCTGAGGGGAGCCCTGAGGGGAGCCCGGGCTCGCTGCTGCTCCTGGACACCTCAGGGGCTGGGGAGTCCCATCGCTCCACCCTGCAGAG TGTGATCAGTGGGGTTGGAGAGCTGGACATGGAGAAGGATTCTCCCAAGGAGGAGGATCCCCAGGCCAAGGAGAGGCCTTACCCCGActgccccttcctgctgctggacGTGCGGGACCGCGACGCGTACGAGCAGTGCCACATCGTGGGGG CTTATTCCTACCCCATTGCAACGTTGTCTAGAACCATGAATCCGTACACAAACGATATTCTGGAATAT AAAAACGCCCATGGCAAAATCATCATCGTGTACGACAACGACGAGCGCTTGGCGAGCCAGGCGGCCACCACCATGTGTGAGAGGGGCTTCGAGAACCTCTTCATGTTATCCGGGG gcctcAAGGTGCTCGCCCAGAAGATCCCCGAGGGGCTGATCACGGGCACGCTGCCGGCGTCCTgccagctggcagcacccacGGGAGCCTCCCGCAGGAGAGCAGCGCCCAGGGCGGCGCCCACGCGGGCAGAGAACAAGTGGAGGTTCTCTGCAGACGACCTGCAGAAGCTGAGGCATTACCTGGCCGAGGAGCACCTTCCTTCAGACACTGCCA GCCGCCTTACCCGAGGTGTTTTGAGCCACGATTCCAAGCTCTCATCCGTGAGGAGCAACCCCAGCCCCGCCAGCACCGTGAgatccctgagcagcagctcccacagcaggaCCAGCGTCCAGAAAAGGCCGTGGAAATAA
- the LOC134550447 gene encoding LOW QUALITY PROTEIN: carboxypeptidase A1-like (The sequence of the model RefSeq protein was modified relative to this genomic sequence to represent the inferred CDS: substituted 1 base at 1 genomic stop codon), translated as MGFKRPQGAVGMXDRLSPLTMRLPVLLAALVAVATCTETFVGHQVLRVVPQSDEELQKVQELQELEHLQLDFWLAPRGLGLPIDIRVPFPSLQAVKAHLEAGGVSYSIMIEDMQALLDEEQMEMLRSSRQLPLDTNTFNYEAYHTIDEIYNFMDMLVAENPNLVSKLEIGRSTENRPLYVLKFSTGGTNRPAVWIDTGIHSREWVTQASGVWFAKKIVQDHANNEGVASILETMDIFLEIITNPDGFAFTQTKNRLWRKTRSKHSGSICVGVDPNRNWDAGFGEAGASGNPCTETYHGPYPNSEPEVKSIVDFVKSHGNIKAFISIHSYSQLLLYPYGYTTTPVPDQQELHEVSAKAVAALSSLYGTQYKYGSIITTIYRASGGTIDWTYNQGIKYSFTFELRDTGRYGFLLPAKQIVPTAQETWLALKVIMEHARDNAH; from the exons ATGGGATTTAAGAGGCCCCAGGGCGCTGTTGGGATGTGAGACCGGCTCTCCCCGCTGACCATGAGGCTCCCCGtgctcctggctgccctggTGGCAGTGGCCACCTGCACCGAGACCTTCGTTGG GCACCAGGTGCTGCGCGTCGTCCCCCAGAGCgatgaggagctgcagaaggtgcaggagctgcaggagctggagcatctGCAG CTGGATTTCTGGCTGGCTCCCCGCGGGCTCGGACTCCCCATCGACATCCGCgtgcccttccccagcctgcaggcGGTCAAAGCCCACCTGGAGGCCGGAGGGGTCTCCTATTCCATCATGATCGAGGACATGCAG GCCCTGCTGGATGAAGAGCAGATGGAGATGCTCCGCAGCAGCCGCCAGCTGCCGCTCGACACCAACACCTTCAACTACGAGGCCTACCACACCATAGATGAG ATCTACAATTTCATGGACATGCTGGTGGCCGAGAACCCCAACCTGGTGAGCAAGCTGGAGATCGGCCGCTCGACCGAGAACCGTCCCCTCTACGTGCTCAAG TTCAGCACAGGGGGCACGAACCGCCCGGCCGTGTGGATCGACACCGGGATCCACTCCCGTGAGTGGGTGACACAGGCCAGCGGCGTCTGGTTTGCCAAGAAG ATCGTCCAGGATCACGCGAATAACGAAGGTGTGGCCTCCATCCTGGAGACGATGGACATCTTCCTGGAGATCATCACCAACCCAGACGGCTTTGCCTTCACCCAGACCAAG AACCGCCTGTGGCGCAAGACCAGGTCCAAGCACTCGGGCTCCATCTGCGTCGGAGTGGACCCCAACCGCAACTGGGACGCAGGATTTGGAG AGGCCGGAGCCAGCGGAAACCCCTGCACGGAGACGTACCACGGACCCTACCCCAACTCGGAGCCCGAGGTGAAATCCATCGTGGACTTTGTGAAGAGCCACGGCAACATCAAGGCTTTCATCTCCATCCACAGCtactcccagctcctgctctacCCCTATGGCTACACCACCACCCCGGTGCCGGACCAGCAGGAACTG CATGAGGTTTCTGCCAAGGCCGTGGCAGCTCTGTCCTCCCTGTACGGCACCCAGTACAAGTACGGCAGCATCATCACCACCATCT acAGAGCAAGTGGAGGAACCATCGACTGGACCTACAACCAGGGCATCAAATACTCCTTCACCTTCGAGCTGCGGGACACGGGGCGCTACGGCTTCCTGCTGCCCGCCAAGCAGATCGTGCCCACGGCCCAGGAGACGTGGCTGGCGCTGAAGGTCATCATGGAGCACGCCCGCGACAACGcgcactga
- the LOC134549416 gene encoding carboxypeptidase A1-like — protein sequence METLLVFLTLLGATSSEQLFVGDQVLRVTASSEEEMALLRVLGEQEELQVDFWRHPHIPGHPVDLRVPFPSLQGVKKLLYSHNVSYSIMIEDVQVLLDEEKESMRRSRRVKRSSRTFDFSSYHTIDEIYDWMDVLVEDHPNLVSKIQIGQSYENRPLYVLKFSTGGSNRSAIWLDTGIHPREWITQATGVWMANKMAEEYGQDISITAILEDMDIYLEIITNPDGFAFTHSSNRLWRKTRSVNAGSRCVGVDPNRNWDAGFGGAGSSSNPCSETYRGPHAHSEREVRAIVDFIRAHGNVKSLISIHSYSQMLLFPYGYKTAPAPDHQEMNELAKKAVSDLAAVFGTKYTYGSIANTIYMAGGTTVDWAYDNGVKYSFTLELRDSGRYGFLLPSSQIVPTATETWPALLDIMVHVLEHPY from the exons ATGGAGACCCTCCTGGTCTTCCTCACCCTCCTGGGGGCCACCAGCAGCGAGCAGCTCTTCGTGGG ggacCAGGTCCTGCGTGTCACGGCCAGCAGCGAGGAGGAGATGGCcctgctgagggtgctgggcgagcaggaggagctgcag GTGGACTTTTGGCGTCACCCCCACATCCCCGGGCACCCCGTGGACCTGCGGGtgcccttccccagcctccAAGGAGTCAAAAAACTCCTGTACTCCCACAATGTTTCCTACAGCATCATGATCGAGGACGTGCAG GTATTACtggatgaagaaaaggaaagcatgaGGAGGTCTAGGAGGGTAAAGAGAAGCTCCAGGACGTTCGATTTCTCCTCCTACCACACGATAGATGAG ATCTACGACTGGATGGATGTCCTGGTGGAGGACCATCCCAACCTCGTCAGCAAGATCCAGATCGGGCAGAGCTACGAGAACCGGCCCCTGTACGTGCTCAAG TTCAGCACCGGGGGATCGAACCGTTCGGCCATCTGGCTGGACACCGGCATCCACCCGCGGGAATGGATCACCCAAGCCACCGGCGTCTGGATGGCCAACAAG ATGGCCGAGGAATACGGGCAGGACATCTCGATCACGGCCATCCTGGAGGACATGGACATCTACCTGGAGATCATCACCAACCCCGACGGCTTTGCCTTCACCCACAGCTCC AACCGCCTGTGGCGCAAGACCAGGTCTGTCAATGCTGGATCCCGCTGCGTTGGAGTGGATCCCAACAGAAACTGGGATGCTGGGTTTGGAG gtGCCGGCTCCAGCAGCAATCCCTGCTCCGAGACCTATCGTGGCCCTCACGCCCACTCCGAGAGGGAAGTGAGAGCCATCGTGGATTTCATCCGCGCCCACGGGAACGTGAAATCCCTCATCTCCATCCACAGCTACTCCCAGATGCTGCTCTTCCCCTACGGATACAAGACGGCGCCCGCACCCGACCACCAGGAAATG AACGAACTGGCCAAGAAGGCCGTGAGCGACTTGGCCGCCGTGTTCGGGACGAAATACACCTACGGCAGCATCGCCAACACCATCT acaTGGCGGGAGGCACCACCGTCGACTGGGCCTACGACAACGGGGTGAAATATTCCTTCACCTTGGAGCTGAGGGACTCGGGGCGCTACGGattcctcctgcccagctcccagatCGTCCCCACTGCCACCGAGACGTGGCCGGCGCTCCTGGACATCATGGTGCACGTGCTGGAGCACCCGTACTGA